In Myxococcus stipitatus, a single window of DNA contains:
- a CDS encoding DUF4286 family protein — protein sequence MSTPTLYTVVIEVEPGAEARWNLWHEKTHVPEVLREPGFLACRKWRDTEHAPDGWVRYVCHYELASVEHFRQYTVSDAARHLRAESERHFGSVTRHSRQVLTEVKRF from the coding sequence ATGAGCACGCCCACGCTCTACACCGTGGTCATCGAGGTGGAGCCCGGCGCGGAGGCCCGCTGGAACCTGTGGCACGAGAAGACCCACGTGCCCGAGGTGCTGCGCGAGCCGGGCTTCCTCGCCTGCCGCAAGTGGCGGGACACCGAGCACGCCCCGGACGGCTGGGTCCGCTATGTGTGCCATTACGAGCTGGCGAGCGTGGAGCACTTCCGCCAGTACACGGTGAGCGACGCCGCGAGGCACCTGCGCGCCGAATCGGAGCGCCACTTCGGCTCCGTGACGCGGCACTCGCGCCAGGTGCTGACCGAGGTGAAGCGCTTCTGA
- a CDS encoding DUF6068 family protein encodes MRRSRASFPTRVATLCATLALGVGCESTRPRAVSPSDGAPVAQAEGEHQEAPPQVAPGALPPAKGHSPWLSARVGDRVAYSFSAIRTPLGGARGTATAGVLALEVVAVEPSWVWLGLTFTDDAGAPLDLPRLSRPLVLPVRTNGTRPLEVTREGTQSTEQPTAAGRTWEAKRYLRDNRPADGPLENRLYAQDPGPAYLTNGLLDASTTLSGFGMGGSYQLTLVEARQGKEGGAGTRPGLERPLGPGTWFDTRMDVDGTGPVTVARTCLGAERGYVLRMAVPAPTPPDTATCQDFSQAEVVPLEEALLSFIWESLETQTWPPAQQNATPPVRETMSVGAHKVPVLKFDAAEDAGTVKQIRTRLYADGPWEPALNGLAVEVRFAPLDDTLYRTPARGKRESAGGVRLADWGTWLP; translated from the coding sequence ATGAGAAGGTCCCGCGCTTCGTTCCCGACCCGGGTCGCGACGCTGTGCGCGACGCTGGCGCTCGGCGTCGGCTGTGAGAGCACGCGTCCCCGCGCCGTCAGCCCGTCCGATGGCGCGCCGGTGGCCCAGGCGGAGGGGGAGCACCAGGAGGCCCCTCCCCAGGTCGCGCCGGGCGCGCTGCCTCCGGCGAAGGGCCACTCGCCCTGGCTGAGCGCTCGCGTGGGAGACCGGGTGGCCTACTCCTTCTCCGCGATTCGCACCCCGCTGGGGGGCGCGCGCGGCACGGCGACGGCGGGCGTGCTCGCGTTGGAGGTGGTGGCGGTGGAGCCGTCCTGGGTGTGGCTCGGGCTCACCTTCACGGACGACGCGGGGGCGCCGCTGGACCTGCCACGGCTGTCCCGGCCGCTGGTGCTGCCCGTGCGCACGAACGGGACACGCCCGCTGGAGGTGACGCGCGAGGGCACGCAGAGCACGGAGCAGCCCACCGCCGCGGGGCGCACGTGGGAGGCGAAGCGTTATCTGCGCGACAATCGCCCCGCGGACGGCCCGCTGGAGAACCGCCTCTACGCGCAGGACCCGGGGCCCGCGTACCTGACCAACGGGTTGCTCGACGCGAGCACGACGCTGTCGGGCTTCGGCATGGGGGGCAGCTACCAGCTCACGCTGGTGGAGGCGCGCCAGGGAAAGGAGGGCGGAGCGGGGACGCGGCCGGGCCTGGAGCGTCCGCTCGGTCCGGGCACCTGGTTCGACACGCGGATGGACGTGGATGGCACCGGTCCCGTCACGGTGGCGCGCACCTGCCTGGGCGCCGAGCGCGGCTACGTGCTGCGGATGGCGGTCCCCGCGCCCACGCCGCCCGACACCGCGACGTGCCAGGACTTCTCGCAGGCGGAGGTCGTCCCGCTGGAGGAGGCGCTGCTGTCCTTCATCTGGGAGTCACTGGAGACGCAGACCTGGCCGCCCGCGCAGCAGAACGCGACGCCCCCGGTGCGCGAGACGATGAGCGTGGGCGCGCACAAGGTGCCGGTGCTGAAGTTCGACGCGGCGGAGGACGCGGGGACGGTGAAGCAGATCCGCACGCGTCTGTATGCCGATGGCCCCTGGGAGCCGGCGCTGAACGGGCTCGCGGTGGAGGTGCGCTTCGCGCCGCTCGACGACACGCTCTACAGGACACCCGCGCGGGGCAAGCGCGAGTCCGCGGGCGGCGTGAGGCTGGCGGACTGGGGGACGTGGCTGCCATGA
- a CDS encoding amidohydrolase has translation MLRRLGGILTAVLLLSGAAGCSRNTPGAAKGTTVYVARRVRTLDAAHPVVQALAVREGKVLATGTRDEVLAAAGADARVVDLGDATIVPGLTDSHGHLAGLGQGLVTVDLTGADTKEEALSRVAAARESSFQGEWLVGQGWDQNDWPEKAFPTRVDLDAKHPTTPVVLSRIDGHASWVNSEALRRANITRATKDPEGGRILRDSSGEPTGILVDNAMNLVTRVLPPPTDAQHAAWLKAALGRAAQAGLTGVHDAGMDLRTFRLLQRWDRAGQLPVRVYVMADGQGPDTETFLADGPFQGDRLTLRAVKFVLDGALGSRGAALHQDYSDEHGHKGLLLLTPEDYAKRVQAFMGKGFQICTHAIGDRANTLVLDTLERAVAATGTKDGRHRVEHAQVMRLEDIERLGHDGYIASVQPTHATSDMPWAEVRVGESRIQGAYAWQRLKHAGALLTLGSDFPVERPDVLLGLYAARTRQDASGAPAGGWHADQRLSGEEALEGFTANAAYASFAEGRRGRLQPGLDADFVALSVDPVEAPVTELPRAQVRLTVVGGDETYRAPATPPSSN, from the coding sequence ATGCTGCGACGACTCGGCGGAATCCTGACGGCGGTGCTCCTCCTCTCCGGCGCGGCGGGCTGCTCGCGGAACACGCCGGGCGCGGCGAAGGGCACCACGGTGTACGTGGCGCGGCGGGTGCGGACGCTCGACGCGGCGCACCCGGTGGTCCAGGCGCTCGCGGTGCGCGAGGGCAAGGTGCTGGCGACGGGCACCCGCGACGAGGTGCTCGCGGCGGCCGGCGCGGACGCGCGCGTGGTGGACCTGGGGGACGCGACCATCGTCCCCGGGCTCACCGACTCCCACGGCCACCTCGCGGGGCTGGGCCAGGGGCTGGTGACGGTGGACCTGACGGGGGCGGATACGAAAGAGGAGGCGCTCTCCCGCGTCGCCGCCGCGAGGGAGTCGTCGTTCCAGGGAGAGTGGCTGGTGGGCCAGGGCTGGGACCAGAACGACTGGCCGGAGAAGGCGTTCCCCACGCGCGTGGACCTGGACGCGAAGCACCCCACCACCCCCGTGGTGCTCAGCCGCATCGACGGGCACGCGTCCTGGGTGAACAGCGAGGCGCTCCGGCGCGCGAACATCACCCGCGCCACGAAGGACCCGGAGGGCGGCAGGATTCTGCGCGATTCGTCAGGCGAGCCCACGGGCATCCTCGTCGACAACGCGATGAACCTCGTCACCCGCGTGCTGCCTCCGCCCACGGACGCGCAGCACGCCGCCTGGTTGAAGGCCGCGCTCGGCCGGGCCGCGCAGGCGGGGCTCACGGGCGTGCACGACGCGGGCATGGACCTGCGCACCTTCCGGCTGCTCCAGCGCTGGGACCGCGCGGGCCAGCTGCCCGTGCGCGTCTACGTCATGGCGGATGGCCAGGGCCCGGACACCGAGACCTTCCTCGCGGACGGTCCCTTCCAGGGCGACCGGCTCACGCTGCGCGCCGTGAAGTTCGTCCTCGACGGCGCGCTGGGCAGCCGGGGCGCGGCGCTGCACCAGGACTACAGCGACGAGCACGGCCACAAGGGCCTGCTGCTCCTGACGCCGGAGGACTACGCCAAGCGCGTGCAGGCGTTCATGGGCAAGGGGTTTCAAATCTGCACCCACGCCATCGGCGACCGCGCCAACACGCTGGTGCTGGACACCCTGGAGCGGGCGGTGGCGGCCACCGGGACGAAGGACGGCCGGCACCGCGTGGAGCACGCGCAGGTGATGCGGCTGGAGGACATCGAGCGGCTGGGCCATGACGGCTACATCGCCAGCGTCCAGCCCACGCACGCCACCAGCGACATGCCCTGGGCGGAGGTGCGCGTGGGCGAGTCGCGCATCCAGGGCGCGTATGCGTGGCAGCGGCTGAAGCACGCGGGCGCGCTCCTGACGCTGGGCAGCGACTTCCCCGTGGAGCGGCCGGACGTGCTGCTCGGCCTCTACGCGGCGCGCACGCGCCAGGACGCGAGCGGCGCGCCCGCGGGCGGCTGGCACGCGGACCAGCGGCTGAGCGGCGAGGAGGCGCTGGAGGGCTTCACCGCCAACGCCGCCTACGCCTCGTTCGCGGAGGGCCGGCGCGGCCGGCTCCAACCGGGCCTGGACGCGGACTTCGTCGCGCTGTCCGTGGACCCGGTGGAGGCTCCGGTCACGGAGCTGCCCCGGGCCCAGGTGCGCCTGACGGTGGTGGGCGGCGACGAGACGTACCGCGCGCCCGCTACGCCTCCGTCGAGTAACTGA
- the rnz gene encoding ribonuclease Z, whose amino-acid sequence MSLLRLTFLGTSAAQPTLHRNLSGLAVKADADLLLFDCGEGSQRQMVRFGTGFTVDAVFFTHFHADHYLGIIGFLRTLGMMGRDTPMHLYGPPPARRLLHQAVHLGLDTLSFPVEIHEVKDGDVIPRNGYALHAVGVDHRINALAYALVEDDRPGRFHLEKARELGVPPGPSFGKLQRGESVVLEDGRTVKPEDVLGPPRPGRRLVISGDTRPCASVVRAAKDADLLIHESTFSDDEQERALETRHSTAREAARVAREAGARRLVLTHLSSRHDTDPSKLLTQAREEYKGPVEVAYDGLTLELPLRD is encoded by the coding sequence ATGTCCCTCCTCAGACTCACCTTCCTTGGAACGTCCGCCGCCCAGCCCACGCTGCACCGCAACCTGTCCGGGCTGGCGGTGAAGGCGGACGCGGACCTGCTGTTGTTCGACTGCGGCGAGGGCAGCCAGCGGCAGATGGTGCGCTTCGGCACCGGCTTCACGGTGGACGCGGTCTTCTTCACGCACTTCCACGCCGACCACTACCTGGGAATCATCGGCTTCCTGCGCACGCTGGGGATGATGGGCCGCGACACGCCCATGCACCTGTATGGGCCTCCGCCCGCGCGGCGCCTGCTCCACCAGGCCGTGCACCTGGGCCTGGACACGCTGTCCTTCCCCGTCGAAATCCACGAGGTGAAGGACGGGGACGTCATCCCCCGCAACGGCTACGCGCTGCACGCGGTGGGCGTGGACCACCGCATCAACGCGCTGGCGTACGCGCTGGTGGAGGATGACCGGCCGGGGCGCTTCCACCTGGAGAAGGCGCGCGAGCTGGGCGTGCCGCCGGGGCCGAGCTTCGGCAAGCTCCAGCGCGGCGAGAGCGTGGTGCTGGAGGACGGCCGCACGGTGAAGCCGGAGGACGTACTGGGCCCGCCGCGCCCCGGACGCCGCCTGGTCATCTCCGGGGACACGCGCCCGTGCGCCTCCGTGGTGCGCGCGGCGAAGGACGCGGACCTGCTCATCCACGAGTCCACCTTCTCCGACGACGAGCAGGAGCGGGCGCTGGAGACGCGCCACTCCACGGCGCGCGAGGCGGCGCGGGTGGCACGGGAGGCGGGGGCGCGCAGGCTGGTGCTCACCCACCTCTCCAGCCGCCACGACACCGACCCCTCGAAGCTGCTCACGCAGGCGCGCGAGGAGTACAAGGGACCGGTGGAGGTGGCCTACGACGGCCTCACCCTGGAGCTGCCGCTGCGCGACTGA
- a CDS encoding DUF2293 domain-containing protein, with translation MPESLTFAPTPDPRRVRAPDGRVLSVPEGWALLPPGDAGLTRRVKAAGPSWTVVEKVGRKLFSRGVWAPEAHIVQARAALEAERATPTYAKKLAAGRERRAREQEQYEVDFANAVLRFLAFSPAWLPHAKRMAVLVATHATPVGSGTVARTERIPLERRAEAAVIAWMRHQTTSYDHMKIARVKGARREVRRDLAEVSRAVLDLHRRDVPHGPTACPLCTALVRT, from the coding sequence ATGCCCGAATCCCTGACGTTCGCTCCCACCCCCGACCCCCGGCGCGTGCGCGCCCCGGATGGCCGCGTCCTCTCCGTGCCGGAGGGCTGGGCCCTGCTGCCCCCCGGTGACGCGGGCCTCACCCGTCGTGTGAAGGCCGCGGGGCCTTCGTGGACGGTGGTGGAGAAGGTGGGCCGCAAGCTCTTCTCCCGCGGGGTGTGGGCGCCGGAGGCTCACATCGTCCAGGCCCGCGCCGCCCTGGAGGCCGAGCGCGCCACGCCCACCTACGCGAAGAAGCTGGCCGCCGGCCGCGAGCGCCGCGCCCGCGAGCAGGAGCAGTACGAGGTCGACTTCGCCAACGCCGTGCTGCGCTTCCTCGCCTTCTCGCCCGCCTGGTTGCCTCACGCCAAGCGCATGGCCGTCCTCGTCGCCACCCATGCCACGCCCGTGGGCAGCGGCACCGTCGCCCGCACCGAGCGCATCCCCCTGGAGCGCCGCGCCGAGGCCGCCGTCATCGCCTGGATGCGCCACCAGACCACCAGCTACGACCACATGAAGATCGCCCGCGTGAAGGGCGCCCGCCGCGAGGTGCGCCGCGATCTGGCGGAGGTCTCACGCGCCGTGCTCGACCTGCACCGCCGCGACGTCCCCCACGGCCCCACGGCGTGTCCCCTCTGCACCGCCCTGGTCCGGACCTGA